ACAATAACGGAAGCAGTAGAATGACGGATATGGCGACTCTCGATACGATGCCTGACTGGTTTGGCCGCTCGGTACTGGTGGTGGATGATGTGCGTACTGAGGGCATCTTGGTCAAGTCGATGCTGACCAAGGTCGCAGTTTGCGATGTGATTCATGTGACGGATCCTTACGAAGCCATTGTGCGTTGTTCTGAAAACCCCTTTGACATACTGCTCTTGGATTATCACCTCAATTCTTCTCTTAATGGCGCACAGTTGCTTCACGTCTTGAGAGAGCGAGAACTGATTTCCCCCAAGGCAACCATTGTCTTTTCTTCTTGTGATGATGATGAAGCGGTGCAGGTGACCTGTATGGATATGGGCGCCGATTATTTTTTACCCAAGCCTTACTCGGTTGATCTGTTCAAGCAAGCCATGGATGTCGCTTGGAAGCGAAGTCAGTGTCGAGGTTTAGTCTATCGCTGTTTAAATCGTTTAGACGTCGAGGACGCCATGTCGATCTGTGAGGAGCACTTATTGAGCTCAGACTGGGATGAAGGGCTGTTGCGTCTCTATATCGATATTTTGATCGAGTATAAAGATGAGCAAGACGTTCTGTTCACACTTGAAGAGTTAGCTAAAAGTATTGATAGCCATCAACTGGACATTGCGAAGGCACGCATATTGGCGCAGCAAGGAGAGATCGAGGAGGCGTTAGATCTTGGATTGAGCGTGTTGGGCAATAACCCCAATGTCATTGAAGCTTATGATTTACTGATTGATCTGCTTACAGAACAAGAGAAATGGGAAGAAGCGCAGTTTCATTGCCACAGTGCGTTGCGATTGACACCGGTTTCATCGCAACGCGCCCTGCAATTAGCGGAAGCCGCACTGCACACCAAAGATGTCGATGAGTTTGTTTATGCTGGGCATATGCTGTCTCAACACCTGCCGATAGTGACCAAGCAGTGCATAGATCTCTATTGCCAATACCTTGATCGTGTTGTGCGCTTCTATGATGACGCCGACGATCTTATCCAGAAACAACTGCTTCATGATGTTGATGTGACTTATCAACGGGCAAAGAACCGAGTGAGACCTTCACAACACTACAAGATTGACTTCCTTTATCACGTCTTTGTTGTTGCTTTAACCGTTCATGATTCCGACGATTTTGATGCCAAGCAGCAACTGTACACGACGATGCCGAGTGACTGGCGTGCCTTAAAAAAGATTCCAACCAATGTGCTCGTTAACCTGATTAAACCCTTGCTGCTTTTCGGCGATTTAGAGCTGGCAACCTATGTACTGCGGATGATCAAAGAGGTGGATTACAGCCCGGCATGTAAAGAGCGGATCAGCTATCTGCAAGGCCAGACCCAATTTTGGGGCCGAGTGAAAATGCTGCGGATTGATCTGGGACGTCTTGATGCATTGAAGAAAACGGATCTGCGCCAAGCTGATGAGCATATCGATACGATGTTAGAGCAGTATCCGATCTCGACGGACTTAAACTTGCAGTTCATCGATATCAAAATACGGCTGAGTGACTTTGAAAGTCCAAAGTTGAAGTCGAGTGTGCGTTTTATCGAAAGCGCTTCTTCGCTTAGCGCCAATCAACAGAAACTGAAGGCGGTGTTACTCGAGAAGTACTTTGCCTATTTTTATTGAGGTCATTGAGTATAAAAGGCTATTTGATACTGCTTCGGCGTGATAGCAAGGCGCTTTTTGAAATGGCGCTGAAAGTGAGCTTGGTCTGAAAAACCGAGATTGGCGGCAGTGTCTGTTAACGACAGGCCTGATTTTAATAGCTGTTTAGCGCGTTTAATCCGCTCATCCAGTTGCATCGCGTGAGGGGAAACCCCGTATTGTTGATTGAAGGCTTTGATCAGCCCATATCGACTCATCCCTGCCTCGTCAGATAAGGCCTCCAACGATAAGTTAAGATGGATTTGATCGAGCATCTGCTCACGAACACGTTCGAGTTTTCGGCGCGGTTTGGGTTGCAAACCTAGCTGCTCTGGAGGACAAAAATAGGGCTGCATCGTGGTGATAAGCAGGGTTTCGGTCACCAGAGGGTTGGGCTCCTGCTGCAGAGCACCGTATAGGTGATGAAAGCGATCGTAGCAGGGCAAGTCACGCTCAAATGGGGCTCGGAATGGGTGCCAATCCTCCGCACTGGTTCCGCGATAGTGCTTTATCTCTTCACGCCACTCTTGTTGACGCCGACTTAGCCACTGGGTATCGACGAACAACATTCGGTATGACCATTTACCCGTATTGGGGTTACACGCATGGACGTCACCTGGGTTTATGGTGACGGTATCGCGGATCTGTATGGCATGGCGACGCTTCAAATTCTGGTAGGTCGCGCTACCGTGATCGATAACGCCAAATGAAAACTCGTCGTGAGAGTGCGCATGATAGCAAGCGGCGGACTGATTGGCCTGTCGCATCTCAACAAATGGCAGGGAAGGACAGAGCATTAAGGATGCGGTCGGGTCTTGCTTCATATCAAGGTATCTCCTCCAAGCCACATACTCGCGACAGCAGCGACTAACAGACTGCTCATCATTAGATTAAAGCCCATTTGTCGACGCGGTGTGGATAGCCAAGAACGAATAAAACTGCCTGCGATTGCCCAAAGTGAAATGCCAACAAGACAGAGAACTAATGAGATTAGCGTAAATAAGCCAACTTGTAACCATTGGGAAGGCTGTTCAATCACATACAGGCTAATCCCAGCAGAAGCGACTATCCAAGCTTTGGGGTTAAGGAGTTGCATCAACGCGCCTTGTATCCAGTGTGGTGCCGGTGCTGATTGGTGGGCTGTGACTTCGTTAGCGGTGGTAGCTATCTTTAACGCTACGTAGAGTAAAAACAGGCTACCAAGGGGCTTCAATAAGCTGACGACGTTAGGAAGCCAGCTTTCAAGCAACATCATCGCTACCCCACAGCTCAACACTACCGCCGCATAGGCAACACTTGCACCTATGATGTGTGGCAAGGTACGAACAAAGCCATAGTGTGCGCCCGTTGCGGTGGCGACGATGTTAACAGGGCCGGGTGTTGCTGCGCCAACAAGTACAAAGGCCATCATAGAAAGATAAAGCGTGTTCATGATTCATGTCTATTTAGTGAGTTTGTTATCAGAGTAGTGGCGCTGTTGACAGAAGTATTGAACGAAATTGGCCTTGTAGTGCAGATTTGCTCTTGAGCCATGACGTCGTATAAGTACCTTTAGGTATACTGAGCGCGGTAAGGGCAGCCTTTTATGTGAGTTTTGATGCGTTAAAAGTATGAAATTTTAAATATTTATCCAACCAAGTTCACAACTGGACAATGGGCCAGTGTTCTTTACTGAAGCGTTCAGGCACACTGCATACATTGGTGAGTAAAATATAACCAGCTAGGTTATATCACTTTGACTCGAAAGGACTTCCTTTTGTTGCCTTCAACAGCCGCGGTTAAGTTGTACGCGGTCCCTTTTGATGTTGCTTACTATCCCTCACAAGCAGTACCTCGCTGAGCAGTTTAGAAACCTCGTTGAACACGTCATTTGATACCGCTAGAGGAAGATGTTTGTTTCTCTACTCTCACCACGATTTTGTGATCGTGTTCTCTAATGCCCTACTTTTACGCTGTATTTTCTCGTTTTAAAAATACGCATACTTGCATGATTGTGCAAGTATGCGTATTTTGTAGTTCGGTTATCACATTTAATTGGATGAATAATGGAAACGAGCGAATTGTCGAGTTGGGAAATTGCCCTAAACGAGTTTATTTATGTGGGGGGCGCGTTGTTCCTCATTATTGCCTTTGTTGCGCTACTAACAGGGGTTGTGAAAGAGTATGTGCCGCAGGGTAAGCTACAAAAGAAGTTAGCCAAACATGAAAAACACGGACCGTTAGTTGGCTCTTTGTTAGGCACACTGACACCGTTTTGTAGTGCGTCAATGGTGCCTGTTGTTATGAGCATGGTGTCGATGGGGGCTTCAATTGGTACCATTTTTGGATTCTTGATCTCTGCACCTTTGTGTAATTTCGTCGTTGTTGGCGTCATCTTTACCGTATTTGGCTTTAAAGTTGCCGCTATTTATCTGCTTTTGACCTTGGGAGGCGCCATGCTCTCGGGTTACTTGATTGGCTTATCGCCATTGCGTCATACCGGCGTGAAGCGTGAGCTTTTTAACGGAGAAACGCCGAGTGCAGGGAGTTGCGAAGAGCCAAGTACTCAAGCAACACAAACATGTGGCGAAACGCCAGTGACCTCGAAGGGTTGTGCCGAGCCAGTTGCAAGCTCTTGCGACGCGCCGATCGCCGCTCACTGTGAAACCGCCGTCACTATGACACCTGCGGTGAATAGTTGTGATATGGCGTTCGCTGCTGCGAATGAGGTGGCGACTGAAGCACCGAGTTGTGGTGCCGCGCCCGTTACGTGTGGTGGGAAAGCAACAAACTCACGTATGCAAAATGCGCTTGGCTTTGCCTTCGCCTTGTTTAAGAAAATTATGCCGTACGTGCTTGTTGGTGCCTTCATCAGCGCCTTGTCAGCGGCATTCTTACCCGCAGAATTGGTTGAAAAGTATGTCGGTGGCGATAACTGGTTTGCGATTCCGATTGCTGCTGTGATTGGTATTCCCCTGTATCTGCGTATTGAGATGGCGATACCTTTGTTGCAAGTGTTGATTTCTAAAGGGATGGGCATGGGAGCGGCAATGGCGGTATTGATTGGTGGTACCGGGGCAAGCTTGCCTGAGATTGCGATTATCTCTTCCATTCTGCGCCCGAAAGCGGTGGTTGCTTTTGTGGTGTCAGTGGTGGTGATAGCGATTACCGGTGGTGTTGTCTTTTCAGTGGTTGGGCTATGAAAAAAATTGGCATTATTTTGGGGGGCGATGTCCCCTCTGTACTCACCGATAAACATGGCGATTATGCGTCGATGTTGATTGAGAAAACCGAAATACATCGGCAGGCACAATGCGTTACCTATGATGCAACACTCGGCGAGCTACCCCAGGATCTCTCCAGTTACGATGCCTTTCTGATTGGTGGGAGTCCCTCTGGCGTGAACGATGGTTTGAGCTGGGTTGAAGGATTGGCAGAATTTGTGCGCCGCGCGCAACGTGAAATGAAGCGAGTGGCGGGGATCTGTTTTGGACATCAAGTAATTCACTATGCCCTTGGGGGCAAGGTCGCCCGAAATGCCCATGGCTGGCTTCTTGGTAACTACACGACGCAACATCTCGATAGTGGGGAGTCGCTTGCGTTGATTGCCATGCATCAAGACCAAGTGATTGAAGCGGCGGAAGGCTTTGAAGTCTATGCTAGTGCCGACTGTTGCCCTAACTACTGTACTGGCTATGGCGATCAGTTTTTGACTGTTCAAGGTCATCCAGAGTTTTCGGCGGCGTTCTTTGATGACTTTTTAGATGTTCGAAAAGGACGATTTAATCCGGATCTGTTTAACCGTGCGAAAGCGAGTATCCACATGAGCAACGATGCTCGTGAAGTACTGGCTAAAATGCGGGCCTTTCTATTGTCGTAGTCGCTTCTGGGTAACGGCATTGTACAAATACGTCAGTTGGCAAATGTGATGGTCAAGCACGATGTTGTTACCCGCTTTTCGGCCGTTGTTTATTACAACGATGAAGCTGGGTGTTAAATTATTTGCCTTTTATATTAACTGTTTACTGCAAAGATTCGCCTAAGTGTAAGCAATGATGAATCACGTTTTCCGATGCAGGTTGTGGGGACGTTTGGTCATGACAGGTGTGGGGAGTGATTGGCAGGCATAACACCATGCCGACGCATTCATAATACGTTACGTTTCGTACTCGCCTTAAATTATGAAATCAGTTGAAATGCCAATGTCATCTGCGGCGTATTCTCTGCAGTATGGTTTGAAAATGAACCGAGGATGCGAGTAAGCAACATGTTTACCGCGCATTGCCTACTCTGGTATTCACCAGAGTCGATTTTAGCTTCCCAAGGAATAGGAAAAGGACTGATGCCGAGAGTATTCGGTAGTATCAGCTGATGTCGCTTTCCTTTCATCCCGATTGCCTTTCAATGTCGCAGCCTTGCGGTGCAACGGTCACCGTACTCTACTTGCTGTGGTTTAGAGATGAAAAAAATTGGCATTATATTAGGTGGCGACTTGCCATCCTCCCTTGTCGCAAAGCATGGTGATTACGCCTCTATCTTAAAAGAGACAATGCGTATTGACCAACACGCGGAATGTATCACTTGGCATGCCGACAGAGGTGAATTGCCTGACGATATCACTGGCTATGACAGTTTTTTAATTGCAGGGCATCCTACGAGCGTCAATGAGGGCGAAGGTTGGATAGAAGGCTTAGCTGAATTTGTCCGCCGCGCTCAACATGAGATGAAACGTGTCGCGGGGATCTGTTTCGGTCATCACCTTGTTCACTATGCGTTAGGGGGTAAAGTCGAGCCGAATGACCAAGGTTGGCTAATGGGAAATTATGCGGCAGCGTTACCAACGAGTGGCCGTCCCCTGTCACTGATTTCTGCTTATAAAGAACAAGTCAGTGAAGCGGCGGAAGGGTTTAAGGTCATCGCAGGTGCAGATTGGTGTCCGAACTACTTTACTGGCCGTGGCGATCAGTTTCTCACTGTGCAGGGACACCCTGAATTTTCCAATGATTTCTTTCATGATTACTTGCAGACGCGCCAAGATCGATTCTCTGCCGAGTTGCTAAATGCGGCAAAAAACAGCACCCGTTTTCGCAATGATGCGAGCTTGGTGCTGGCATTAATGAATGCATTTTTACTGGCATGACACCAGCATGAGAGAAGTGGAGATGCACCTTACGGCGCATCTCGATAGCACTTAGGCTTTAGTGATTTGAATGGCAATATTGCCAAATTCAAGCTGGTAGTCTTCTCCTGCTTGGTCTGAGAGGTCAAAGTCGAGCGCAACGGCGAGTGTTTCGTTCATCAAGTAGTCTTGATGAGCGGCGATCCACCCTTGTACGGTTTCTGATGTTCGCACTGATAGTGTAATTTTATCGGTGATGCCAAAATCGAGTGATTTACGTTGCTTTTGGATGCGGCTGATCACTTCACGCACCATTCCCTCAGCAATCAAGGTTTCTGTTAACTCTGGATCGAACTCCATCGAAATGTAGCGGTTCGATACCGCATTGACTCCCTCTTTGGCTTTCCGATAAATGGCAATTTCATCGCTTCCGAAAGTTTCCCCATCAAGGGTTATCGTGCCTTGGTTTTGGAGTTGGTCGATTTGGTCAGCGTTTAAGTTCGCAATCAAGTTAGCGAAGTGTTTCATCTGTTTGCCCAAGCGCTTTCCGAGTATTGGGAAGTTCGCCTTGGCATAGAGGTCGATAAACTGGTTTTCCTCGGTACTGAACGACAGCGCTTTAATATTGAGCTCAGATTCGATGTAGTTTGATAGCTGTTTAACATCATCCAACACCGCGGCATCTCGATGGAGGATGGTCGCACG
This DNA window, taken from Thaumasiovibrio subtropicus, encodes the following:
- a CDS encoding type 1 glutamine amidotransferase; translation: MKKIGIILGGDVPSVLTDKHGDYASMLIEKTEIHRQAQCVTYDATLGELPQDLSSYDAFLIGGSPSGVNDGLSWVEGLAEFVRRAQREMKRVAGICFGHQVIHYALGGKVARNAHGWLLGNYTTQHLDSGESLALIAMHQDQVIEAAEGFEVYASADCCPNYCTGYGDQFLTVQGHPEFSAAFFDDFLDVRKGRFNPDLFNRAKASIHMSNDAREVLAKMRAFLLS
- a CDS encoding response regulator; the protein is MTDMATLDTMPDWFGRSVLVVDDVRTEGILVKSMLTKVAVCDVIHVTDPYEAIVRCSENPFDILLLDYHLNSSLNGAQLLHVLRERELISPKATIVFSSCDDDEAVQVTCMDMGADYFLPKPYSVDLFKQAMDVAWKRSQCRGLVYRCLNRLDVEDAMSICEEHLLSSDWDEGLLRLYIDILIEYKDEQDVLFTLEELAKSIDSHQLDIAKARILAQQGEIEEALDLGLSVLGNNPNVIEAYDLLIDLLTEQEKWEEAQFHCHSALRLTPVSSQRALQLAEAALHTKDVDEFVYAGHMLSQHLPIVTKQCIDLYCQYLDRVVRFYDDADDLIQKQLLHDVDVTYQRAKNRVRPSQHYKIDFLYHVFVVALTVHDSDDFDAKQQLYTTMPSDWRALKKIPTNVLVNLIKPLLLFGDLELATYVLRMIKEVDYSPACKERISYLQGQTQFWGRVKMLRIDLGRLDALKKTDLRQADEHIDTMLEQYPISTDLNLQFIDIKIRLSDFESPKLKSSVRFIESASSLSANQQKLKAVLLEKYFAYFY
- a CDS encoding permease, with protein sequence METSELSSWEIALNEFIYVGGALFLIIAFVALLTGVVKEYVPQGKLQKKLAKHEKHGPLVGSLLGTLTPFCSASMVPVVMSMVSMGASIGTIFGFLISAPLCNFVVVGVIFTVFGFKVAAIYLLLTLGGAMLSGYLIGLSPLRHTGVKRELFNGETPSAGSCEEPSTQATQTCGETPVTSKGCAEPVASSCDAPIAAHCETAVTMTPAVNSCDMAFAAANEVATEAPSCGAAPVTCGGKATNSRMQNALGFAFALFKKIMPYVLVGAFISALSAAFLPAELVEKYVGGDNWFAIPIAAVIGIPLYLRIEMAIPLLQVLISKGMGMGAAMAVLIGGTGASLPEIAIISSILRPKAVVAFVVSVVVIAITGGVVFSVVGL
- a CDS encoding AraC family transcriptional regulator, which produces MKQDPTASLMLCPSLPFVEMRQANQSAACYHAHSHDEFSFGVIDHGSATYQNLKRRHAIQIRDTVTINPGDVHACNPNTGKWSYRMLFVDTQWLSRRQQEWREEIKHYRGTSAEDWHPFRAPFERDLPCYDRFHHLYGALQQEPNPLVTETLLITTMQPYFCPPEQLGLQPKPRRKLERVREQMLDQIHLNLSLEALSDEAGMSRYGLIKAFNQQYGVSPHAMQLDERIKRAKQLLKSGLSLTDTAANLGFSDQAHFQRHFKKRLAITPKQYQIAFYTQ
- a CDS encoding glutamine amidotransferase-related protein codes for the protein MKKIGIILGGDLPSSLVAKHGDYASILKETMRIDQHAECITWHADRGELPDDITGYDSFLIAGHPTSVNEGEGWIEGLAEFVRRAQHEMKRVAGICFGHHLVHYALGGKVEPNDQGWLMGNYAAALPTSGRPLSLISAYKEQVSEAAEGFKVIAGADWCPNYFTGRGDQFLTVQGHPEFSNDFFHDYLQTRQDRFSAELLNAAKNSTRFRNDASLVLALMNAFLLA
- a CDS encoding LysE family translocator; protein product: MNTLYLSMMAFVLVGAATPGPVNIVATATGAHYGFVRTLPHIIGASVAYAAVVLSCGVAMMLLESWLPNVVSLLKPLGSLFLLYVALKIATTANEVTAHQSAPAPHWIQGALMQLLNPKAWIVASAGISLYVIEQPSQWLQVGLFTLISLVLCLVGISLWAIAGSFIRSWLSTPRRQMGFNLMMSSLLVAAVASMWLGGDTLI